The DNA sequence CTGGGGACAGCACAGAGCACGGCACTGTCTCATATCGAACTAGGCACAGGGATGTCACCCCCTGCCATAAAAAAGAGCACTGCTGCGCCCCGTGCAGCTGCTGGGCTCCCATCTCAGGAGGTCACGTCGGAGCTGGACAAGGGCACCTCCCCTCCTACCACAGGAGCCAGCGTCTCGCTTGCCTCCTCTCTGCATACAGGCAGAACCGTGGGGCCAGCGGCAGGCCCAGCTGGTGGTACCACTGACCCCCCGACACCAGCAGCCCCTGGGGCGGCCCTCCATGCagtggcaggaggagcaggggaggTGACACCACCATTTGCCGACCCCGCAAGTGCTTCTTCAGCAAGGGCCACCTTCTCTCCCGTCAGCAGGACTGCGGAGCCAGGGACAACTGCCTTACCTGCTGCTGGCCACGACACCTCCCAGGAGCGCCCGACACTCCCCGCTCAGCCACCTGCAGCCATTTCCCTTGTGGGCCCTGGCGGTgccacagcagagctggaaggAAGCAGCCCCCCCGTCCTGTCAACTGCGGAGTCAAGCAGAGGAGCCCCATTGCCCACCAGCAATGACGCTGGCCCTGGGCAAGGGGTGGCGCGCTCGTCCCCACATGAGACTAatggcactgctggagatggGCAGCCTAGAGCTGGCGTCAGCCCCTCCCTCCGTGCCACCACACCAACTCCAGATACAGCAGCCACAGCCGCTGGTGGGCGCCATGCTGACCCAGCAACCGACTCCTCTTCCTCCAGTGTGGAAGTAACCGCTGCAAAGCACGTCCACGCTGGGTCATTTCCAGCCCCTGAAAACACCACTGCTGAGCTGGTCTCCAGCACGCGTAGACTCGCCTCCAGAGCAATGACTGGCAGTGCTTCCCCAAGGACTGTGAACACCCTGGTGCGGATGGGCACAGCACCATTCCCCAGCACTGCCGGAAACACCCCACCTCCTGGCACGGCATTTCCTGATGATCCCAGTACCGCTGCTGTGCTGACGAGCAGCCTCCCCACCGTGCCGCGTGGCCgtccttctcccaggcccttcACAGGCACGGCGTCCTCCCTCGGAGACCCCACCGGGGCTCTGCCCACTGAAACGGCCTTtgcagggggagcagggaccaTGATGCTACCATTCGCCGACCCCGCAAGTGCTTCTTCAGCAAGGGCCACCTTCTCTCCCGTCAGCAGGACTGCAGAGCCAGGGACAACTGCCTTACCTGCTGCTGGCCACGACACCTCCCAGGAGCGCCCGACACTCCCCGCTCAGCCACCTGCAGCCATTTCCCTTGTGGGCCCTGGCGGTgccacagcagagctggaaggAAGCAGCCCCCCCGTCCTGTCAACCGCAGAGTCAAGCGAAGGAGCCCCATTGCCCATCAGCACCGCTATGGTGGAAGCAGCTGCAGGTGAATCCTCTCCAGCAAGACTCAGTGTGGCAACGTCCCTGCCTCTTACTGGAAGCGGCGCTGGCGAAGCACAGATAGACGTGTCCCCTGGAGCCATTGCAGCACCATCTTCCCTCAGCAGGTATGGCAAGATGACCAGCCCAGCTGCAGACGTGTCCTCCTTCGTTACCATGAACCTAATTAGCGAAGCAGGGCCAGCCTTTGGAAACACCCCTACTGAGAAAGGTACGAGCAAGTCCCCCACAGCGGCAGGAAGTTCCCCCAGGCCTGACACCGCGAAGCCCTGGGATGCCAGTCCCGTCTCTGCTCCTGCTCCGTCTGGCCATCCGGGGCCAGCTGCGGGCTCACCGCCACCAGCAGTCAGCGTCGCAAGTGACCCTGCGCCGTCCAAGGCACCCAGGAGTGGACCTGTGAGTGAGTCAGCTGTCCATGGGTCTTCGCTGCTCCTCACACCGTCCTCAGACATGACAGCTCTGGTTTTAGTCACTGACAACAGCAACCCAGACCTGGGCCCTTCTTCAACCTCGGGCAAGGTCTCCATTGGACTCTCCTCCCCTTCTAGGGACTTCACTTTTAAcccagccacagccacagctacTCCGGGCATGGACACCACAACACTGCAGGATCCTCGGCATTTCTCAGCCCCGAATGCTGGTGTCACCAGTGAGCCAGTGCCGCATGTGTACATTCAACACCCCAACGCCACCAGCCCTCCACGCACCTCCCACGGTTCCCCCGAATCCCCTAGTGGGGAGATGTGGTCGCACACAGCCGAAGCAAACCTGGCGGGGGTGTCCCGAGGTCCGAGCACAGGCGAACCAGGCGCAGGACCCACTGCCCCTGTCTCCAGTCCTAGGAAGCTGCGTGATCCTGCGGTTTCCCCTCCATCCCCCAGCAGCGTCACTCCCACCACTGTTCAGCCAGCAACAGCTTCCGAACCCACGGAGGGCACAACCACAGCAGGAACAACCGCCAACCTCGCTGGAGCTGTCAGCACCCCGGAGACAGCCAGAGCTGGTagtgctgctgcagcaccacGTGCAGGCGTCCCCCCTCTCCTGGAAGAGGGTCCCACTACAGGGCCACCCCTGGGGGAGGCCCCATTCAGCACCGCCCCAAGGACAGCAGCAGCCACATCATCGCTAGCGCATGGCAGCGATGCCCACTGGGCCCAGCACgatgcctcccccagccccgatGGCAGCACCGCCACTGCGCCATATTCAGAGTCCCCGGATATGGGCCTGGCGGAGGACTCGGGGGCTGGCATGACCCACGTCCCGCCTCCTGCTTCCCCGACACAGACAGCAGCCGCCTCCCTGTCCCCAGGTGCTAGAAATGCCGCAACCGAGCCGGTCATGGGTCCCTCTGCTCATGTGGGTATAGTCACCCCAGAAGCAGGCTGGGATTCAACCTCAGCCAAGGGAAGGTGGTTTCTCATCTCCAAAAAGTATGTCACCCACCCAGGTACAAGCTTGGAGGAATCTCTCCAGAGCCACTTTGGGGCCGAGCTGGCTCCAGACCTGCCAGCTCCTGTGCGTGGCACGGGGCCACCTCACAGCCATGCACTCACCAGGGCTGAGCCACCACCAGAGCCATCCACCCAAGGGGATGATGCTCCTCAAACCAGGCCCCCAGCGGGCTTTCCTCTCCTGGCTCACGGGGGCAGTCGCTCTGCTCTGCCAGCCTTGGCAGACACCAGTCCAGCACCGGATacagccagccccctccccggcacTGCTCCCACCTGGACTCCCCCACTTACATTGCCACCAGTCACCAAAAATGCAGCCACAGAGGGTGCCAGGGGCAGGTCACAGCCAGCAGGAGACGGCAGCACTCTGCAGACAGCTCTAGGTTCAAACCCAGTTGAGAATGCAACAGCAGACACCTGGACGAGCAGGACAGACAGCGAAAACACCCCTCCAGGGCCACCTCCACGTGCATCACCTTCCTCCAGAGCCAGCGTCGCCACTCAGCCGTACACGTCCTTGGCGAACCAGAGCATCAGCACTGCTGAGCCGACAGCAGACACATCCTCCCCAGCCGTcggggccggggcagcagggccagccccagGACTGTCCCCCTCCATCACTGCAGGGGCTGAGCCAGGCACCAGCAAAGCGCCCCCAGCGGCGTGGTCTGCCCCGGGCAGCAAAAGCACCACAGCAGGGGCCGCAGCGGGTCCATCCTTGCCAGTGGTGCCCAGCCCCGCTACAGAGCTGACCGGAGCATCTATCCCAATGCTCAGTCCCAGTACGGCTGAGCCGGGTGACAGTGCATCCTCTCCCATCTCCAGCAGCACAGGGTCAGTGGTGGAGGCATCCTCTGGCATCCCCAGGGACGGTATCACCGGGACAGCAGCAGGGGTAAGCGATAGTGCTCTCGGCATGGCCACATCTTCCTCCAGTGCCCCAGCTCGTGCTCTGCCTCTCCGCAGCGGGGCCATCATGAAGCTCATCACGGCTGCTTCGTCCTCGCGCAGCTCCCGCAGCGCCTCTCGACCCCCATCAGAGCCTGTTGAAAGCACCAGCAAAACCTCCACAAGGTCTTCCAGCCCAGGCACCAACAGGGCCGAGGACGAGCCCTCTGCCGAGGCATCCTTGCCGAGTATAGGTAGCACGCGAACAGGGGAAAGCACAGCCGCAACCTGGTCAAATGTCAAAGGAACCACCACGCTGGCAGAGACCACCGCTTCCTCCCCGGACCCCTCCAAGAGCAGGGCCAAGGGTGCAGCATCCCCCGCCAGCAGCAAGGGCACCGCTGTGCCTGTCACCAACACCTCCGTCATGGAGATGTGGACCGGCACAACATCCCCGTCTGTTGACAGCACAACCCCCATACCAGCCACCAGTGTGCCCACTGCAGCCCCAAAACACACCGCCACACTTTGGCCGACTGACACGCTGCTCCCACTCAGCAGCCTGTTGCCGAACCCTGACAACTTCAGCCCGGTGCTGCCAGAGGAAATGTCCTCCTTGCTCACCTCTGATTTTACCACTCGACCAGTGAGGGCTACGGCAGCCCCTGGGGAGCCACTGTCACTCACGGTGCCACCGAGAGCTGAACCTACAGGCACTGGGGCAACTTCAGGCACAGCCGTGGTGGCCACTGCTAGCAGTACTGCCCAGCCAGCCCTGGGCACCTCGTCCCCACTTACAAACACACTAACGTCCACAACGACTGCCGTGAGCTGGAGTCGTGCCCCTGTGGAGGCTGCAGCAAGTCCGTCCTCCCCAGGGACTGGAGGTTTCCCAGCTGGGCTGTTGCGACAGCTGACAACCCCCGCAAATGGCATCTCTGCGGCTGATGGAGGTGGCGGCACTTTATCCACCCGACTCACCACCACCAGGCTACCACTGGGCACCATCCCCTCCAGCAACACCGTCACCGCAGCCGACCCACCCAGAGAGGAGACCTCTGTGGCCACCGCAGCCGGCAGGACAGCTGAGACATCAACTGCCAGAGCAGGGTTTGCCATGGCAAAGACCACTGGCACCAGCCGTGCCCTGTCCCCTGCCTCAGAGCAACCCGCCACGAACAACCAGGCAGACGGACATGCGCTATCTGACTCTGGCCATGTTGACAGGGAGGATGAAGGCATGAGCCCGACTCCAGCGGCCGTTGACGGGCTCGCTGCTTCCCCAGCTGTGCGTGGTGCTGCTGAGAAGCAGACAACTATGATGATGTCTGACGATACAGCAGCTGGTAGCAACGCAGGCCTGTCGCCTGCTCTATTCACACACGCTGCTTGGCTGCACACAGCCAAGCCCACCACCACCGTGCTTGCAACAGTTGGCAAAGACGCTGCAGCTGCATCACAGACAGCTCTGGCTTTGCCTGTTTTCACCCCTTCGCCAAGCGAAGCAGCAACTAGCAAAACAGTGTTAATCACAGACAGCATCCCAGCTCAAACAGCCTCCAGGACGGTCCTCGGAGGGAACAAGGCAGCAGCCAGCCTGCCTTCCTCGGTCACCAgcagcaccccagccccaggggagCCAGTCCTGGGCCAGACCACAGCCGAGCCGGCAACTGCAGCAACGGAAGCAAGAGACATGGCTGCAACCATCTCCCAAACTACCAGCGCTGTGCTGGCAGCCAGAGCACCGCTGGCCACTGTCAGAGGGACAGCAGTAAGCCCACACCTTGGTCCCAGCACTGCTAGCAGCCAACCAGGAGCCACTATCTTATCTCCCTCAATGCAGAGCACTGCGATGAGGCCAACCACTGGGTCCTTGGAGGTGTCCAGTCCCAGCCACACCATTGTGGTGCCTGGTACACCTTTCCTCGGCAAGTACAACACAACGGAGGAGCCAACAACTGGACCATCGTCCGTACTCAGCAATGGTGCAACAGGGGAGCCGGTAGCCTCCCTGGCATTCGGACGTGCCACATCTGCACCAGAAGCAGGTGCCTCCTCTCCCACGGCCATCAACAATCCTGCGGCAGGACAGGCATCGAGCACGTCACCTTCTGTCACCCAGACGTTCCTGGGGCGACCTACCTTGCGGGAGAAAACGGCTGAAcctgccagcagcagctcaggcaccATCGTTCCTGACATCTCAGGGGGGACGACAAACCATGTTTCCTCTCCTGCATTTGCTGCTGTGACCAGCCCCACCGGTGCACATCTGAGAAACGGCACAGTgctccccagctctctcagtgccCCAGCTGGGCTGACGCTAACAGCAGCTTCCCCCAGGCACAGCACTGCAGATAGCACCTCAGCAAGCACCCTTCACGTCCCCAGGGACAACACAGCCAAAGAGCTGGCCACGGTGACCTCCCCCACGACCCTAAATAGCAACGCAGCGGGGGCAGCCAGAGAAGAACCCCAACCTGGGACGCTTCCCACGCTTGCAAAGGGCATCACCACCTTACACGAAGATCTTGAGCCTTTCTCTGTCTTTGGCACCCATGTAGCTGTGCCGGTCCCTGCGGTGGGCAGCCCAACTGGATCACAGCCCGCATTTGCCACCACGTCcatccctcctgcctctgccaccAGCCCAGAGCCAAGCACCATGGACAAAATCAGCCCCTCACCAGCTCCGCTCATGTCAGCAGCATCTGGAAATGGAGTGGTCAAAACGGGGCTTGCAGAAAGTATCACCCCAGCAGCTCACACCACCACAGCCATGTCACCACGCAGCATGCCGTCCATCCCACCCACGAGCCCAGTGAGACCAGCCCAGGTGACTACGACACGTGTCAGCTCAGCCGAGGAGGTGGGAAACCTCCTGGGTGGCACCACCATGGCACTGGGGAAACCACCTGCAGCCACCAGCCCCACTATCACTGCAGCTCCTGCCTTTGGGACGTGGAAAGGACCAGCCACGGCACCAAGGGCTTCTGCTCACACCATCTCTAGCCACAGAAATCACATGCTTACACCCTTGCCTGAGCTCCGACCCACCCTAGGGCTTAGCAGTAAgtagattttcttccttcctcctgagGCAGAGAACATGAAGGGGGTTCATGGCCCGGCTGAGCTGCTGTGATTGCAGAGGGCATGGCATGGCCCGGGGGTGGCTCATCTGCGTTACAGGTCAGGCTGGGGGACTGACAGGATTCTCCTTCCCTGGTCAGCACAGTACATGTGCCCACAGCCAGCCCAGTCTCAACCCTGTGGACGGTTTTGTTGCCCCATCTCTCCTGTGTGCACATTTTTGTCTTACCTTTCACAGCTCAGGTGAGGAAAATCATTTAAGTGCCTGCTCATAGTTGTGCCCAAATCCTAAACTGGGAAGGCAGGTTTCTTTGCAGGACAAGCATCTGCAGGCAAAGACAATCTCCCTGCATTATAGCGATGATAGACATGGTGGGACTATCCCACcctccctgcaggcagggggtGTAAAAGGGCAAGCTTGCCGTGCAGGTGCAATGGGTGGAgcagatttaattatttttaattttctattaatCACCTGCTTCTGTTAGTTCCAGCTGTGTCACTATACCCATACGGTGCGGAGGGAAATGACAGAGAATACGTTGAAAGGAAGGTGGATTTTAATTCCCCGCTGTTCAAACCAGAGATCGGATTCCCTTTTGGGAAAACACTACATGACTCTCTCTACGTGAGTTTCCATGGCTGCAGAGCACACAAGTGATATACAGCttgtgtgggggaaaaaaacagcaaaaatggaACAGAAACCTAATTTTAATATGGATGTTAGTTTTTCACAATTTAAAATGGCTGGTTTCTGCCTATGTGTGTGCAGGGTATAAATAAAAGCCATACTGCTGGGTAGGCACCGCCTGAGGAGTCTGGTGTCAGTAAATAACTACTTATTTTGTTCAGTTTACAGATAATGGACAAATCATTTTCCCACCTACGGACAACTATGTCCCCTCCAACCCTAACCCGCCTCCCCAGGGCTTCAGTGGCCATGAGAGTTTGCCAACGTTGGCTGCATTTTGGGACGACGCCGATTTTTCCCAGGGTGTTGGCACCACATGGTACCAGGTAGGGGCCATCAGTGACCTCCCCGGGAGAGTCCTGCTCTGACCTCCAAAGCAATCCCATCCTTTTTAAACTCCGTCTCTTGAAAACTCACAGGAATACCTCACCCTCAGCTCTCCCCAAAACCCCCTTATCCGTGACGTGGAAGCGAAGATTGAGAGATACATGAAAACCTCCTACACAGCAAAATGGACCCTGAAGGTGACATGGGAGGAGGCTCCAGCGTACCCATCCCAGCGGGACGATGCTCGGGTGAGCAGAGGGGGTCAGACCTGAAGGCGCCATGTCTGCGGGACTCCCCTGGTGATGGGGGGCCCTGCTGCACCCAGGCAGGGTGCTTCTGCGGCCTTTCTCAGCTTCCTGGCAGGGGGGGAGTTCAAGTCGTGATGCAGCTTTGGTTTTACGACATGTGAACACGACATGTGTCCTCCACGACAGGACACAAATGCAACAGCGTACATCTGTATATTGGAGATTCCCTGCTTGTTTCGTTCATGATTTTTCTGATCTGCTCTCAAAGGGCCTTCTCCCACTGCTGTCCCACCGCAGGAAGCCTTGATGACTTCTCCCTCCCTGTCTCTCCTTGGCTAGCCTGCTACGGCCTTGCTCTGCACTTCGCAGGAAGCAGGAGAGGCAGGCTGACAGGGTGCTGCGGGTTTCTCTAGACAAACACGTACCAGGCGGTCCTCACCACTGATGGGAACCAAGCCTTCGCCCTGTTCCTGTACCAAGACGGTGGCATGCAGTGGGACTACACCAAGCTCGCAGCGAGGAACGTGCTCATCGGCTTCTCCaggtacatgtgtgtgtgcatatgtgtctgCACATGTgggcatgcatgcgtgtgtgtgcacgtgtgcgcatgtgtgtgtgtgtttactgcTGGGTGTGAGTAGAGGTGTCTGTCACTCCTAGCTCAGAGTTGCACTGTATCTAGACCTCTTGCCTTCACCCGTGGCCCTATGGTCTGTTGCTCCTCTGTGGGGGAGCGGGAAGGACCTACGTCGAGCCATAGCACCACCAGGTCGTTTCTCCTTTGCGCTCGATGGGGAGATGCTCAAGGCAACCCATGGGATggagaaaggagggggagagaggtgtAGGGTTGTGTCAGAAGCATGATCTGGGACTTTCTCTCTTCACACAGTGGCGACGGATATGCCCAAAATAATGAGCTGACTCAAAAGCCACCGGCTGTTAAATACCGGCCCGATCAGTACAGAGGCTACGACACTGGTATGGCACGGGGGGAGGCTCTTGGTCCAGCACTGGGGGACTAGAGAGGAGACATGTGCCCGCACGCATCTGCCTAGGAGTGCGTCCCCGGCACATGTCCTTGTGGGGCGATGGAGAGTGAAGCCTATGTGAGGACTGGCAGCTGAGAGTTAGTGGGGTCTAAAAGCAGAGATGAGCACAGATACAAGAGCAGAGCACGAGTCCCCATTTCCCTTCAGCCACGGTTTCCATGGCCACCCCAGCACCAGCAGTGTTGGCTCTAAAGGAAGCCTGGAGACCTCATGTGAGAGGTTAATGGCAGGGGACGGTCATCCAGGCCAGGCGCCCAATCTCTCCTCTCTGGAGGAGGCGAGATGCCAGCTGAGGCCTCAGCGTTTTGGCAGTTGCGGTAGGACATTGGCTGTGTTGTTGGCCATTGGCTGTGTTGTTTGCTGGTTGCTCCCCCAGATCTGCGTGGGCTCTGGATCTACAAGCTGGACAGTCATCCCCGGGTGAACTACAAGCTGCGCTGCCTCGTGTGGCTGGCAGCACAGCCGGAGCCGGCCAGCTGGAACAGAGAGCTGCCACCCTGCCCCTGCTCGCAGCCCCAGGCAGAGCTGGACCCCCGCTACCGGTGGAGCAGAGGTGCTGGTGCCCCTGCTCAGGGAAAGGGGGTCAGGGAAGAGGCAACCAAGAAACCCAGAGGAGGGAGATTCAACCCACTGTTGCATGGGTTGCATCCCTCTAGTCAAGCCTCTCTAGTGCTCCAACCCCTGTGGGCCCCTTCCTGAATTGGGCTCCTTCCTCCATCATTTCATTGCCCTCCCAGCACGTCTGGGGAGGGTTGAGGCCAGTAGATAAAGGCTGTGGGGTGGGATAAGGCTGGGGTTCTCCTCTCGCTCTCAGGGCCCCGGGTCAGCtcccagggcaggggcagctggtgACACCTCAAACCCTTTCAGGCCTGGCAGATGCCTCCGTGACCATGCTGCGCACCTCATCCCCAAGccaggctggagctggggtcCGGTGTCTCTACCGGAATGAGAGTTTGCTCGAAGGCTGGCAGGAGAGAGACTGGAGCCTTCCCCTCCATCCCACCACTGGTAAGCAAGCACCGTGGCTCTCTTTCCTTAAAACACCTGCAGACAAGCCATGAGAGCAGCTACAGCCCCCAGCGTTCTCCCGGCAGACAAGTAGCCCATGGCTGTGGTGAGCCCCACGTCTGAGAGCCCCAGCAGCCTCAGCAGTGCCCAGTCACGTTCCTCTGCAGATGGGGAGCTGGAGGCCTTTGACTGGTGTTGCCGGCGAGTGGGGAAACCCATGTTCTGCGCCAGGTTTACCGAGAAGAGACCAAGGGCCAGCTGTGAGGGATACATGCCACCCACCCTTGGTGAGTCCccagggctgcctgcacagcctccTTGCTGTGCCAGAGCAGGAACCAGCCCTAACCTTGCCAGCCCAGGAACTGGTACTGCGCAATTGGCACAGCTGTGTGTGGTCCCCATCATGACCCCGGCTTTGCACGCCCAGCTCGCAACCGTGGTCCTCTCTCCTCTGTGCAATGATGCCAGCAATtacctttcttcctccctgcaaaacGGCTTCATCCTCTGGGGACCCCAGCCAGCGCCTTTGGGGACCCCCACATCACCACCCTGGATGGGCTCACCTACACCTTCAACGGGCTCGGCGACTTTGTCCTCCTGCTGGCCAGCGATGCTCAGACCAGTTTTGTCCTGCAAGGGCGCACGGCCAGGACTGGCACAGCCCTGGCCACCAATTTTGTGGCTTTTGCTGCCCGATACATTTCCACTATCACCACAACGGTGAGTACCAGCTACCCAGGTATAGGCTTGAGCGCCTAATGAGAGAAGCCCCGCAGACAGGCTGGGCAGCACATCTGCACCACCTAGAAACAGCTGGGACCTGTGAAGCACTCCCCTTTCCTCCATGTGCTGCCTCCCATGAAGGGCCCCAACAATGTGCTAAGTGCAGGTTTTGAACAAAGACTAATGAGAGCCATCTAACAACTCTTGCATGCTGCCCAGCCTTGGCCGGAAGCTCTACAGAAACACTATGTGCTCCATCTGTTCATTGCATACCCTACACCCTGAACACCCATCTCCTCCAGGTTATTAGCACAGTCGCATGCTCTTCGTTTCTTTGCAGAATTGCTCCCCACATCTAGAGTATATTGGAGTAAGTCAAATCCCCCGGTGTCTTAAGAAGCAGCCCTTGAGTAATGGGAGGACGGGCCTCAGAGACGCTGGATCCCACTGTGGCAGCTTGCCACACTGCCAcagccagcacagggagcacacCAATACAGCCCCTGGGACTGATCCCCTCTAGGACTGGGTCTAGCTTGCATGTccccagcaggagctgggagtGGGATGGCTGGGGGGGTGAACAGATGACCTGACTGGGACATCCGCTGTGTTTTGCAGGTTGAGTGGACCCTGGGGAGCCAAGGTGACATCTCTGTCCTGCTGAATTACAAGACTATCCAGTTTTCCTACTCCAGAGGTGAGCAGGGCATGATGTCATCCTTTAGCTACCAACTGTTCCACCCACGTCCTGCAAGGGGATCTTTCAGGGCAGCCCGGGGCCATTTCCGTCAGAAACGGTGACACTGTGCAGGGAACTGAGGACATCCCGCAGCAGGGTCTGcgtgggagctggggctgggccagTCTCTGCACCGGGCAGAGCTTTCTGCCTGCAAGGAGACTGTGTTTGTGCACAAGAAATAAGACATCTCCATTACTGCTCACTCTTGCAGGTGCAAGGATATtctcagcagcagccaggccCACAAACCCTTCCCCACCTTTCTTGGGCTAGGAAGTGGCTAGAGCAGGGGCCAAATGGGGGGATGAGAGGTGTCACCATCCCATAGAGATCAGCCCTGCCCTTACCATAAGGGGAACCACCCTAAGCCCCATCAAATCCTTCCTGCCTATACACTGTTGCTGACTTGGCCAGGGctgatggggagccctcccctcgCCAAATTCAGAGGCATCATTTCaggccctgactccaggcctgacCTTGCGTGGATTTTCCCTCTGTGCTCATCTTCACTTGCAGACATGGATGCCGAGGTGTATTACAGCCCTGGCATCCTGGTGGTCAACGCCTCCTCCATCACAGCCATCTTTGACGGGGCCATCACCGTCTCCATCTCAGCCACCTCTGGGATCCTCAGCGTGGTCTGCAGCCTGCCTGATGGGTACCTCAACAGGACCAAGGGCCTGCTGGGTGAGAGGCGTGGCTGGCGCTCGCGCAAAGGCTGCAGGGTGAGATCGGTGCCGTTCAGGCAAGGGACCAGCCCATCCCCAAGGCTCGTGGCCACCTGCAGGGTTGCCTCAAGCTGGTGACTGTGTTCCCTATCAGGGAGGTTGAAGTGACGGTGGCAGGGGCTGGAGGAGCCTGGTAGCATTGCCCAGGCCCTGGGCTTGGGAGGCTGCAGAAATCCAGGACAAACCAAGCTCTGCTTagggctgggagccagctggGCTGCCACCCCTCGGCTCCAGATCCCCAGACCCCGAGCTGGGGTGCAACATCCCCTTCACACCTCAGAGCAGGCTAGCAAACGCTAGAGGAGCGTGCTTGTGAGGGCAGGGGGGCAGGACCCACCTGGGCCTCTCCGGATGGCTAAACTAAAGCCTGACTTGCAC is a window from the Struthio camelus isolate bStrCam1 chromosome 9, bStrCam1.hap1, whole genome shotgun sequence genome containing:
- the MUC4 gene encoding mucin-4 yields the protein MLSPSTAEPGDSASSPISSSTGSVVEASSGIPRDGITGTAAGVSDSALGMATSSSSAPARALPLRSGAIMKLITAASSSRSSRSASRPPSEPVESTSKTSTRSSSPGTNRAEDEPSAEASLPSIGSTRTGESTAATWSNVKGTTTLAETTASSPDPSKSRAKGAASPASSKGTAVPVTNTSVMEMWTGTTSPSVDSTTPIPATSVPTAAPKHTATLWPTDTLLPLSSLLPNPDNFSPVLPEEMSSLLTSDFTTRPVRATAAPGEPLSLTVPPRAEPTGTGATSGTAVVATASSTAQPALGTSSPLTNTLTSTTTAVSWSRAPVEAAASPSSPGTGGFPAGLLRQLTTPANGISAADGGGGTLSTRLTTTRLPLGTIPSSNTVTAADPPREETSVATAAGRTAETSTARAGFAMAKTTGTSRALSPASEQPATNNQADGHALSDSGHVDREDEGMSPTPAAVDGLAASPAVRGAAEKQTTMMMSDDTAAGSNAGLSPALFTHAAWLHTAKPTTTVLATVGKDAAAASQTALALPVFTPSPSEAATSKTVLITDSIPAQTASRTVLGGNKAAASLPSSVTSSTPAPGEPVLGQTTAEPATAATEARDMAATISQTTSAVLAARAPLATVRGTAVSPHLGPSTASSQPGATILSPSMQSTAMRPTTGSLEVSSPSHTIVVPGTPFLGKYNTTEEPTTGPSSVLSNGATGEPVASLAFGRATSAPEAGASSPTAINNPAAGQASSTSPSVTQTFLGRPTLREKTAEPASSSSGTIVPDISGGTTNHVSSPAFAAVTSPTGAHLRNGTVLPSSLSAPAGLTLTAASPRHSTADSTSASTLHVPRDNTAKELATVTSPTTLNSNAAGAAREEPQPGTLPTLAKGITTLHEDLEPFSVFGTHVAVPVPAVGSPTGSQPAFATTSIPPASATSPEPSTMDKISPSPAPLMSAASGNGVVKTGLAESITPAAHTTTAMSPRSMPSIPPTSPVRPAQVTTTRVSSAEEVGNLLGGTTMALGKPPAATSPTITAAPAFGTWKGPATAPRASAHTISSHRNHMLTPLPELRPTLGLSIPAVSLYPYGAEGNDREYVERKVDFNSPLFKPEIGFPFGKTLHDSLYFTDNGQIIFPPTDNYVPSNPNPPPQGFSGHESLPTLAAFWDDADFSQGVGTTWYQEYLTLSSPQNPLIRDVEAKIERYMKTSYTAKWTLKVTWEEAPAYPSQRDDARTNTYQAVLTTDGNQAFALFLYQDGGMQWDYTKLAARNVLIGFSSGDGYAQNNELTQKPPAVKYRPDQYRGYDTDLRGLWIYKLDSHPRVNYKLRCLVWLAAQPEPASWNRELPPCPCSQPQAELDPRYRWSRGLADASVTMLRTSSPSQAGAGVRCLYRNESLLEGWQERDWSLPLHPTTDGELEAFDWCCRRVGKPMFCARFTEKRPRASCEGYMPPTLASAFGDPHITTLDGLTYTFNGLGDFVLLLASDAQTSFVLQGRTARTGTALATNFVAFAARYISTITTTVEWTLGSQGDISVLLNYKTIQFSYSRDMDAEVYYSPGILVVNASSITAIFDGAITVSISATSGILSVVCSLPDGYLNRTKGLLGVWNHNPADDFQMPNGTSIPTNSSEEEIFSYGMTWAVGEYSLFAESPAAPVMNFMPVFLSRLRQENESQYQLAAAWCRGSRECIYDALSTGDMALGLATQSLAANFQQKKTTLNAFPPIITGDASLTAYRMERVTRQYQADRAGTRFIPHVSPELNITENGTLTWEPTGRAPFTVSLEAIGANNLSAILLLSFTLCNCSRSHECDYSNTVTVGRSSLQLTACRCDDGYSGPFCQDPPDPCDQGCFPGVSCDPRTGCGPCPAGLTGDGTHCADIDECTWGTACPGNTNCTNTVGSYVCTCAPGEAGVGPGCAAACGSHACPQGYCSNGGRCHLDPATCLPTCLCPPAFTDRHCLVAGGDFQPPASPDLPRRSVRLRIRTLQNATTGEVNGTVAAVLASLEVKAFQSNSNITLTDISGGFTFTVVSEFAYDSTSFVIQFLNEELREAITSAFNGLPKRGRRAVGARIAFERLHRDNVTDLVKLTVYELRRYFPCGLSGYEGYQLDYTASAGFLCVSPCNMGYCQHGGQCQHLPDGPTCSCIPFSIFSPTGKQCDRLTVSLGAFVGILVGALALLSLLLASACLVARLCRRHKDTEGAKESFWRARPFSSLTKAEDGAEPISADVSKRCWVPQLQAIDPSVQVCLGFISQLPEASYKAHETPR